The Procambarus clarkii isolate CNS0578487 chromosome 24, FALCON_Pclarkii_2.0, whole genome shotgun sequence genome includes a region encoding these proteins:
- the LOC123761563 gene encoding involucrin-like: protein MVPADRMRPYGSTPADRMRPYGSTPAVRTKGTQQVKHQEEVQQQVKHQEEVQQQVKHQEAVQQQVKHQEEVQQQVKHQEAVQQQVKHQEEVQQQVKHQEEVQQQVKHQEEVQQQVKHQEAVQQQVKHQEEVQQQVKHQEEVQQQVKHQEVQQQVKHQEEVQQQVKHQEVQQQVKHQEEAQQQVKHQEEVQQQVKHQEEVQQQVKHQEVQQQVKHQEAVQQQVKHQEEVQQQVKHQEEVQQQVKHQEVQQQVKHQEAVQQQVKHQEEVQQQVKHQEEAQQQVKHQEEVQQQVKHQEEVQQQVKHQEVQQQVKHQEAVQQQVKHQEEVQQQVKHQEEVQQQVKHQEEAQQQVKHQEEVQQQVKHQEEAQQQVKHQEEAQQQVKHQEGVQQQVKHQEEVQQQVKHQEEVQQQVKHQEEVQQQVKHQEEVQQQVKHQEEVQQQVKHQEEVQQQVKHQEEVQQQVKHQEEVQQQVKHQEVQQQVKHQEEVQQQVKHQEEVQQQVKHQEEVQQQVKHQEEVQQQVKHQEEVQQQVKHQEVQQQVKHQEVQQQEEQHQELSRIAEVGETAAGAIEDNRSRRNSSRSNRG from the coding sequence CAGCAGGTGAAACATCAGGAGGAGGTACAGCAGCAGGTGAAACATCAGGAGGAGGTACAGCAGCAGGTGAAACATCAGGAGGCGGTACAGCAGCAGGTGAAACATCAGGAGGAGGTACAGCAGCAGGTGAAACATCAGGAGGCGGTACAGCAGCAGGTGAAACATCAGGAGGAGGTACAGCAGCAGGTGAAACATCAGGAGGAGGTACAGCAGCAGGTGAAACATCAGGAGGAGGTACAGCAGCAGGTGAAACATCAGGAGGCGGTACAGCAGCAGGTGAAACATCAGGAGGAGGTACAGCAGCAGGTGAAACATCAGGAGGAGGTACAGCAGCAGGTGAAACATCAGGAGGTACAGCAGCAGGTGAAACATCAGGAGGAGGTACAGCAGCAGGTGAAACATCAGGAGGTACAGCAGCAGGTGAAACATCAGGAGGAGGCACAGCAGCAGGTGAAACATCAGGAGGAGGTACAGCAGCAGGTGAAACATCAGGAGGAGGTACAACAGCAGGTGAAACATCAGGAGGTACAGCAGCAGGTGAAACATCAGGAGGCGGTACAGCAGCAGGTGAAACATCAGGAGGAGGTACAGCAGCAGGTGAAACATCAGGAGGAGGTACAGCAGCAGGTGAAACATCAGGAGGTACAGCAGCAGGTGAAACATCAGGAGGCGGTACAGCAGCAGGTGAAACATCAGGAGGAGGTACAGCAGCAGGTGAAACATCAGGAGGAGGCACAGCAGCAGGTGAAACATCAGGAGGAGGTACAGCAGCAGGTGAAACATCAGGAGGAGGTACAACAGCAGGTGAAACATCAGGAGGTACAGCAGCAGGTGAAACATCAGGAGGCGGTACAGCAGCAGGTGAAACATCAGGAGGAGGTACAGCAGCAGGTGAAACATCAGGAGGAGGTACAGCAGCAGGTGAAACATCAGGAGGAGGCACAGCAGCAGGTGAAACATCAGGAGGAGGTACAGCAGCAGGTGAAACATCAGGAGGAGGCACAGCAGCAGGTGAAACATCAGGAGGAGGCACAGCAGCAGGTGAAACATCAGGAGGGGGTACAGCAGCAGGTGAAACATCAGGAGGAGGTACAGCAGCAGGTGAAACATCAGGAGGAGGTACAGCAGCAGGTGAAACATCAGGAGGAGGTACAGCAGCAGGTGAAACATCAGGAGGAGGTACAGCAGCAGGTGAAACATCAGGAGGAGGTACAGCAGCAGGTGAAACATCAGGAGGAGGTACAGCAGCAGGTGAAACATCAGGAGGAGGTACAGCAGCAGGTGAAACATCAGGAGGAGGTACAGCAGCAGGTGAAACATCAGGAGGTACAGCAGCAGGTGAAACATCAGGAGGAGGTACAACAGCAGGTGAAACATCAGGAGGAGGTACAGCAGCAGGTGAAACATCAGGAGGAGGTACAGCAGCAGGTGAAACATCAGGAGGAGGTACAGCAGCAGGTGAAACATCAGGAGGAGGTACAGCAGCAGGTGAAACATCAGGAGGTACAGCAGCAGGTGAAACATCAGGAggtacagcagcaggaggaacagcaccAGGAGCTATCGAGGATAGCCGAAGTAGgagaaacagcagcaggagcTATCGAGGATAACAGAAGTAGgagaaacagcagcaggagcaatcgAGGATAA
- the LOC123761599 gene encoding frizzled-5, with protein MRNSVCLSSFILLVATLAGATEGETAKESRCEEITIPMCRGIGYNNTSMPNQFNHDSQDEAGLEVHQFWPLVEIMCSQDLKFFLCSVYAPICIEDYDKPLPACRSVCERAKAGCAPIMHQYGFGWPERMDCSKLPDYGDTVHLCMDKRNGSAPEKNSKSVVTLDNQCRGKNSKYCPKTPRQGACQCSCQFPLVKLDATYRQFSKSRNESFKVGEVQDCALPCEGVYFSQDERTFAQFWIATWAILCCVSTLTTITTFLIDMDRFKYPERPIIFLSGCYFMVSVGYIIRLVAGHSEVSCDGEMIILNYHLVRHNTYGSGLCTTVFLLVYFCGMASSIWWVVLAFTWFLAAGLKWGNEAIAGYSTWFHLAAWLIPTVQSIAVLVMAGVDGDSVAGICYVGNQNTGNLRVFVLAPLFIYLVLGSCFLLAGFVSLFRIRNVIKQQGRTKTEKLEKLMIRIGVFSVLYTVPATIVIGCYFYEQLYVANWQDSLVCPCSPHQGQRPDYSVLMLRYFMTLVVGITAGFWIWSGKTLDSWRRFYQRLCPGAHGHTYEYPTRPIKEATAPSCASFPPPPLSAQGTTHSVASHMGPVNKTLPLSHV; from the coding sequence ATGCGTAATTCAGTATGTTTATCGTCCTTCATCCTCCTGGTGGCCACTCTGGCGGGCGCCACGGAGGGCGAGACGGCCAAGGAATCTCGCTGTGAAGAAATAACCATACCAATGTGTCGTGGGATCGGCTACAACAACACCTCTATGCCCAACCAGTTCAACCACGACAGCCAGGACGAGGCCGGCCTCGAGGTGCACCAGTTCTGGCCGCTCGTCGAGATCATGTGCTCTCAGGACCTCAAGTTCTTCCTCTGCTCAGTCTACGCCCCCATCTGCATCGAGGACTACGACAAGCCCCTGCCGGCGTGCAGGAGCGTGTGCGAGCGCGCCAAGGCAGGGTGTGCGCCCATCATGCACCAGTATGGGTTTGGCTGGCCGGAGAGAATGGACTGTTCCAAGCTGCCGGACTATGGCGACACGGTCCACCTCTGTATGGATAAGCGTAATGGATCTGCGCCAGAGAAGAACTCTAAAAGTGTTGTGACTTTAGATAATCAGTGTCGAGGGAAGAACTCTAAATACTGCCCCAAGACGCCCCGCCAGGGCGCGTGTCAGTGCTCGTGTCAGTTCCCGCTCGTTAAGCTCGACGCTACCTATCGCCAGTTCAGTAAAAGCCGTAACGAGTCATTTaaggtgggggaggtgcaggACTGTGCGCTGCCCTGTGAAGGTGTCTATTTTAGCCAAGACGAAAGAACATTTGCACAATTCTGGATCGCCACGTGGGCAATACTGTGTTGCGTGTCGACGTTAACGACAATCACGACCTTCCTGATCGACATGGACCGGTTCAAGTACCCAGAGCGGCCCATCATCTTCCTGAGCGGGTGCTACTTCATGGTGTCGGTCGGGTACATCATCCGGCTGGTGGCGGGGCACTCTGAGGTGTCGTGTGACGGGGAGATGATCATCCTCAACTACCACCTGGTGCGTCACAACACCTACGGCTCCGGCCTCTGCACCACCGTCTTCCTCCTCGTCTACTTCTGTGGGATGGCCTCCAGCATCTGGTGGGTCGTACTCGCCTTCACCTGGTTCCTCGCAGCTGGCCTCAAATGGGGCAACGAGGCCATAGCCGGTTACTCCACCTGGTTCCACCTGGCTGCTTGGCTCATCCCGACCGTCCAGAGCATCGCCGTGCTCGTCATGGCCGGTGTGGACGGGGACTCTGTGGCCGGAATCTGTTACGTGGGCAACCAGAACACCGGCAACCTACGAGTCTTCGTTCTTGCGCCTCTCTTCATCTACCTGGTCCTCGGCTCCTGCTTCCTCCTGGCCGGCTTCGTCAGCCTCTTCCGCATCCGGAACGTGATCAAGCAGCAGGGCCGGACCAAGACAGAGAAGCTGGAGAAACTGATGATCAGGATCGGGGTGTTCAGCGTCCTCTACACCGTGCCCGCCACTATCGTCATTGGCTGCTACTTCTACGAGCAGTTGTACGTGGCCAACTGGCAGGACTCGTTGGTGTGCCCGTGTAGCCCCCACCAGGGCCAGCGGCCTGACTACTCTGTGCTCATGCTCCGCTACTTCATGACACTGGTCGTGGGCATCACCGCCGGGTTCTGGATCTGGTCGGGTAAGACCCTGGACTCGTGGCGACGGTTCTACCAGCGGCTGTGTCCCGGGGCACACGGGCACACCTACGAGTACCCGACGCGACCCATTAAGGAGGCGACAGCGCCCTCCTGTGCGTCGTTCCCTCCCCCGCCCCTGAGCGCCCAGGGCACGACCCACAGCGTGGCGTCGCACATGGGGCCTGTGAACAAGACACTGCCACTCTCACACGTATGa